ACTCCACCGGTACCATGCAAAGGAGTGTAAACAATTCTGATCTTTTCTTTTCCGGCAATATCAGGGTTAAGGAGCTGCTTTTTTACTTCTGAAAGAAAGGCTTCATCTACCTCTTTCCCGATTTTTTCAATCATTTCCGGATTTCCTTTGGTTTTTACCTCAGCAATGCTTTTAATCTTAAGCACTTCTGCAATGACATTTTTGTCGTGATGAGCTACCAGTTGTGCACCATCGTCCCAATATACCTTGTAACCATTATATTCTTTCGGATTATGAGAGGCAGTGATAACGATTCCGCTCTGACATTTCAGATACCTGACTGCAAATGAAAGCTCCGGTGTAGGACGCATGCCATCGAATAAAAACACCCTGATACCATTGGCAGTCAGGACGTTGGCCGTGGTAGAGGCAAAAAGGAGGTTATTGTTGCGACAGTCATAGGCAATAACCACCTTAATCTCCTGCCCTGCAAAGCACTGATTCAGATAATTGGCCAGCCCCTGGGTAGCCATCGAAATGGTATAAACGTTCATACGGTTTGTACCAGGTGCCATAATTCCCCGCATACCTCCCGTGCCAAACTCCAGATGGGTATAAAAGGCATCTGTCAGTGTTTTAGGGTCATTTTCAAGCCAGTTGCTGACTATTCTTCTCGTTTCCTCATCAAAGGGTTCTTTTGTCCATATTCTGGCTGTTTCAATAATTTTTTCATCCATTTCTGTCATTTTCCTTTCATTTTAAAATATTCATTTCCTTCAGGCAATTTTTCAGGCTGGACTGCC
The nucleotide sequence above comes from Sphingobacteriales bacterium. Encoded proteins:
- a CDS encoding phospho-sugar mutase, with the protein product MDEKIIETARIWTKEPFDEETRRIVSNWLENDPKTLTDAFYTHLEFGTGGMRGIMAPGTNRMNVYTISMATQGLANYLNQCFAGQEIKVVIAYDCRNNNLLFASTTANVLTANGIRVFLFDGMRPTPELSFAVRYLKCQSGIVITASHNPKEYNGYKVYWDDGAQLVAHHDKNVIAEVLKIKSIAEVKTKGNPEMIEKIGKEVDEAFLSEVKKQLLNPDIAGKEKIRIVYTPLHGTGGV